One window of Arthrobacter oryzae genomic DNA carries:
- a CDS encoding NADH:flavin oxidoreductase/NADH oxidase produces the protein MHSALFSPLELRSLTLRHRGWVSPMCQYSCGPETGEGVPHDWHLMHLGSFAAGGAALILTEAAAVNAAGRISPRDAGIYNDQQAAAWERITAFVHRYGAADAKIGTQLAHAGRKASTYWPFSGERGSVPASDGGWQTVGPGTGAFDGYAAPAAMTAAEIDGVIADFAAAAVRAVDAGFDTIEIHGAHGYLLHQFQSPLINDRTDAWGGDESGRNRLTLAVVDAVRNVIPDSMPLLLRISASDWAEGGIDAAASVRLAGAAAEHGVDLVDVSSGGAVAHQQIPAGPGYQTGFAARIRREAGVRTGTVGLLTAAGQAEHAVATGQADGVFIARAALRDPHWWLRAAFELGHELPWAPQYERAVPRHSF, from the coding sequence ATGCACTCGGCGCTCTTTTCGCCGCTGGAGCTGCGCTCCCTCACGCTCCGCCACCGCGGCTGGGTTTCGCCCATGTGCCAGTACAGCTGCGGCCCCGAGACCGGCGAAGGCGTGCCGCACGACTGGCACCTCATGCACCTGGGTTCCTTCGCCGCCGGGGGAGCGGCACTGATCCTCACCGAGGCGGCGGCGGTGAACGCGGCGGGCCGCATCAGCCCGCGTGACGCCGGCATTTACAACGACCAGCAGGCCGCGGCGTGGGAGCGGATTACGGCGTTCGTGCACCGTTACGGCGCCGCTGACGCCAAGATCGGCACCCAGTTGGCGCACGCCGGCCGGAAGGCCTCAACGTACTGGCCCTTTTCCGGCGAACGCGGCTCGGTCCCGGCGTCCGACGGCGGCTGGCAGACCGTGGGGCCCGGCACCGGGGCGTTTGACGGCTATGCCGCCCCCGCTGCCATGACAGCGGCGGAGATAGACGGCGTCATTGCAGACTTCGCTGCGGCCGCTGTTCGGGCCGTTGACGCGGGGTTCGACACGATCGAGATTCATGGCGCGCACGGCTACCTCCTGCACCAGTTCCAGAGCCCGCTCATCAACGACCGCACCGATGCCTGGGGCGGCGACGAGTCCGGACGGAACCGGCTGACGCTGGCCGTGGTGGACGCCGTGCGGAACGTCATCCCGGATTCGATGCCGCTGCTGCTGCGGATCTCCGCCTCGGACTGGGCCGAAGGCGGGATCGACGCCGCCGCGTCGGTCCGGCTGGCCGGCGCTGCAGCCGAGCACGGAGTGGACCTGGTGGACGTGTCCAGCGGCGGGGCCGTCGCACATCAGCAGATCCCGGCCGGCCCCGGCTACCAGACAGGTTTCGCGGCCAGGATCCGACGCGAGGCAGGAGTCCGGACCGGCACCGTGGGGCTCCTGACCGCTGCCGGGCAGGCAGAACACGCCGTTGCTACCGGCCAGGCTGACGGGGTCTTCATTGCCCGCGCGGCTCTCCGGGACCCGCACTGGTGGCTGCGCGCCGCCTTCGAACTCGGACACGAGCTTCCGTGGGCCCCGCAATACGAACGGGCCGTTCCCCGCCACTCTTTCTAG
- a CDS encoding transporter translates to MVAHLLRLKLTLLRNSLRRSPWQLLGLIIGGLYAVGIAGFFGAALVLLRTADLEFAHTVVVLGGSAALLGWGVVPVIASSADMTLDPARFTTAAVPMPQLLTGLALGGLIGIPGIATLLVALATVGTWSRGVPAVGAAAAGAVLGVLTCIVLSKVVTTATAGLASSRRFKDVSALAFMVPLMLMGPIVAFVVQGTAGSAGFLADLARVLAWTPAGAAWSLGGDTAGGHYGPAAVKLVIALATLAGLAWCWKILLQRALVTPPYAGGGRKRGGRMGLFAVLPATPTGAITARALTYWIRDPRYSGSLVVIPLLPVLMFFQASQTGDYDALSIIGPLAAFLLAWSISADVSYDNTAFALHLASGVRGVHDRLGRALACLAFALPIVLVFSVGPFFFTGQWEWLPALLGLSLGVLFTGLGLASVISARYTVAVPLPGDSPFKKPPGNVAQTMAVQFGGMGVLLVLVLPEAALVLTQSITGNAAAGWINLVLGPVLGVALFVTGVRLGGKWLDARGPELLAQLSVNR, encoded by the coding sequence ATGGTTGCGCACCTTCTAAGGCTCAAGCTGACGCTCCTGCGCAACAGCCTCCGGCGCAGCCCCTGGCAGCTGCTGGGGCTGATCATCGGCGGACTGTACGCCGTCGGGATAGCCGGTTTCTTCGGCGCGGCGCTGGTGCTGCTCCGGACTGCAGACCTGGAATTCGCCCACACCGTGGTGGTACTGGGCGGTTCGGCAGCCCTGCTGGGCTGGGGCGTGGTCCCTGTGATCGCGTCCTCGGCTGACATGACCCTGGATCCGGCCCGCTTCACCACGGCAGCGGTACCGATGCCGCAGCTGCTGACCGGCCTCGCCCTCGGTGGCTTGATCGGGATTCCCGGCATCGCCACACTCCTCGTAGCCCTGGCAACGGTGGGCACCTGGAGCAGGGGAGTGCCGGCCGTGGGGGCTGCCGCGGCGGGAGCCGTCCTGGGTGTGCTGACGTGCATCGTCCTTTCCAAGGTGGTGACGACGGCGACTGCCGGCCTGGCATCCTCCCGGAGGTTCAAGGACGTCAGTGCGCTCGCCTTCATGGTGCCGCTCATGCTGATGGGGCCGATCGTGGCGTTCGTGGTCCAGGGGACGGCGGGCTCGGCCGGCTTCCTGGCCGACCTTGCCAGGGTGCTGGCGTGGACCCCGGCCGGTGCCGCCTGGTCGCTGGGCGGAGATACCGCGGGGGGCCACTACGGTCCCGCCGCGGTGAAGCTCGTGATCGCGCTGGCCACCCTTGCGGGTCTCGCCTGGTGCTGGAAGATCCTCCTGCAGCGTGCGCTGGTCACGCCGCCCTATGCAGGGGGCGGCAGGAAGCGCGGCGGCCGGATGGGTCTCTTCGCGGTGCTGCCGGCCACGCCTACAGGCGCCATTACGGCCCGCGCCCTCACGTACTGGATCAGGGATCCCCGGTACTCAGGGTCCCTCGTGGTCATTCCGTTGCTGCCCGTCCTGATGTTCTTCCAGGCGAGCCAGACCGGCGACTACGATGCACTGTCAATCATCGGCCCGCTGGCCGCCTTCCTGCTGGCCTGGTCCATTTCCGCGGATGTGTCCTACGACAACACCGCGTTCGCCCTCCACCTCGCCAGCGGTGTGCGCGGCGTGCATGACAGGCTGGGGCGGGCACTGGCGTGCCTGGCGTTCGCCCTTCCGATCGTGCTGGTCTTCAGCGTCGGCCCGTTCTTCTTCACCGGGCAGTGGGAATGGCTGCCGGCGCTGCTCGGTCTGTCTCTTGGCGTCCTGTTCACCGGGCTGGGACTGGCATCCGTCATTTCGGCACGGTATACCGTGGCGGTCCCGCTCCCCGGCGACAGCCCGTTCAAGAAGCCGCCGGGCAACGTGGCCCAGACCATGGCGGTCCAGTTCGGCGGGATGGGCGTGCTGTTGGTCCTGGTGCTGCCGGAGGCGGCCCTGGTCCTCACACAGTCCATCACCGGGAATGCGGCGGCCGGATGGATCAACCTGGTGCTGGGCCCGGTCCTGGGCGTTGCCTTGTTCGTGACAGGGGTCCGCCTCGGCGGGAAATGGCTTGACGCGCGCGGCCCCGAATTGCTGGCACAACTCTCAGTCAACCGCTAG
- a CDS encoding ABC transporter ATP-binding protein yields MTEPQPGLHPSAGSRDHPVPALSIRGLAKRFGGKIAVDGISMDVPAGSFYGIVGPNGAGKTTTLSMATGLLRPDFGTALVHGTDVWARPLEAKKLMGILTDGVRLFDRLTGEQLVSYAGLLRGMDKDVVSTRVAELLAALDLSADAGTLVVDYSAGMTKKIALASALIHAPRLLVLDEPFESVDPVSAANIRDILDRYVESGGTVIVSSHVMDLVQRMCDHVAVVAAGRLLAAGTVADVRAGASLEDRFVQLVGGRSQTEGLEWLRTF; encoded by the coding sequence ATGACTGAACCGCAACCCGGCCTGCACCCGTCCGCCGGCTCCCGGGACCACCCGGTTCCGGCGCTGTCCATCCGCGGCCTCGCCAAACGTTTCGGCGGGAAGATCGCTGTGGACGGCATCAGCATGGACGTTCCGGCCGGGTCCTTCTACGGGATAGTGGGTCCCAACGGCGCAGGGAAGACCACCACGCTCTCCATGGCCACGGGCCTGCTCCGGCCGGACTTCGGCACTGCCCTGGTGCACGGCACCGACGTCTGGGCACGGCCGCTCGAAGCCAAGAAGCTCATGGGCATCCTCACCGACGGCGTGCGGCTGTTCGACCGCCTGACGGGGGAGCAGCTGGTGAGCTATGCGGGCCTGCTGCGGGGGATGGACAAGGATGTGGTGTCCACCAGGGTGGCGGAGCTCCTGGCCGCGCTTGATCTGAGCGCCGACGCCGGAACCCTGGTGGTGGATTATTCAGCAGGAATGACCAAGAAGATCGCGCTTGCCTCCGCCCTCATCCATGCACCAAGGTTGCTGGTGCTGGATGAACCTTTCGAGTCGGTGGACCCGGTCTCCGCGGCCAACATCCGCGACATCCTGGACCGCTACGTTGAATCCGGCGGAACAGTGATTGTTTCCAGCCACGTCATGGACCTCGTACAGCGGATGTGCGACCACGTGGCCGTGGTGGCGGCAGGCAGGCTCCTGGCGGCCGGCACGGTGGCGGACGTCCGGGCCGGCGCGTCCCTGGAGGACCGCTTTGTCCAACTGGTGGGCGGCCGGAGCCAGACGGAAGGCCTGGAATGGTTGCGCACCTTCTAA
- the nagB gene encoding glucosamine-6-phosphate deaminase, with amino-acid sequence MEVVILPGSKQIGSLAADAVEALLRRKPDAVLGLATGSSPLPVYGELARRQEEGRLDFSRVRGFTLDEYVGLEPGHPQCYREVIRREFTDRVNIAPGNVYSPDGSAADIPAACRAYEDAIKDAGGVDLQLLGVGTDGHIAFNEPGSSLASRTRIKSLIEQTRRDNARFFNSIHDVPHHVVTQGLGTILDANHVILLATGAQKAQVVRDLVEGPVAAICPASVLQLHPHVTVLVDEAAASSLRLADYYRHTYDNKPAWQGL; translated from the coding sequence ATGGAAGTGGTAATTCTTCCGGGGAGCAAACAGATCGGGTCCCTGGCGGCAGACGCCGTCGAGGCCCTGCTGCGCCGAAAACCCGATGCGGTTCTCGGCCTTGCCACAGGATCCTCGCCGCTGCCGGTCTACGGCGAACTGGCCCGCCGGCAGGAGGAGGGCCGCCTCGACTTCAGCCGGGTCCGCGGGTTTACCCTGGACGAATATGTCGGACTGGAGCCGGGACATCCCCAGTGCTACCGCGAGGTCATCCGCCGGGAGTTCACGGACCGCGTGAATATTGCACCCGGGAACGTGTACAGTCCCGACGGCTCGGCGGCGGACATCCCCGCGGCCTGTCGGGCCTACGAGGACGCCATCAAGGACGCCGGAGGAGTTGACCTCCAACTTCTGGGAGTCGGCACGGACGGCCACATCGCATTCAACGAGCCCGGCTCGTCGCTCGCGTCGCGGACGCGGATCAAGAGCCTCATCGAGCAGACACGCCGGGACAACGCCCGGTTCTTCAACAGCATCCATGATGTTCCCCACCATGTGGTGACGCAGGGGCTCGGCACCATCCTGGACGCCAACCATGTGATCCTGCTTGCCACCGGCGCCCAGAAAGCGCAGGTTGTCCGGGACCTCGTTGAAGGGCCCGTTGCCGCCATCTGCCCGGCCTCTGTCCTGCAGCTGCACCCCCATGTCACGGTCCTGGTGGACGAGGCCGCCGCGTCCTCGCTCCGGCTGGCCGACTACTACCGCCACACCTATGACAACAAGCCTGCGTGGCAGGGCCTGTAG
- a CDS encoding tetratricopeptide repeat protein, producing MSSPASRPVPPAAASQLNLRGAVDLSSLKQRPAPPAGQSPAAGPGQPAPGQPGGGATAGPAQGVSPDTGGQPLRVDVTEANFQQLVELSAQVPVVFGLWASYSPASGELLNVLEGIINSYGGRLVLGAADIDAFPQLAQAFQVQAVPTAVAVVKGQPVPLFQGGADEQQVRNLLDELLKVAAANGVTGSLGGAGATAAEPEPAPLPPLHQAAYDAIEAGDFAAAAAAYRQALLEMPADAEAKAGLAQVELMDRLQSLTGPDGDALRQLAADQPDNLEAQLGVADLDIAGGHIEDALGRIVSFIGRNFGPERETARVRLLELFEVVGPSDERVAKARQGLARVLF from the coding sequence ATGAGTTCGCCAGCCTCCCGACCAGTCCCTCCAGCCGCTGCCAGCCAGCTCAACCTGCGCGGCGCCGTCGACCTTTCCAGCCTCAAGCAGCGCCCCGCACCGCCGGCCGGCCAGTCACCCGCCGCGGGTCCCGGACAGCCTGCTCCGGGCCAGCCGGGCGGCGGTGCGACGGCAGGACCTGCCCAGGGAGTGTCTCCGGATACCGGCGGACAGCCCCTTCGGGTGGACGTTACTGAGGCGAACTTCCAACAGCTTGTTGAACTGTCCGCACAGGTTCCGGTCGTCTTCGGGCTGTGGGCAAGCTATTCGCCGGCCTCCGGTGAACTGCTCAACGTCCTTGAAGGCATTATCAACAGCTACGGCGGACGCCTTGTCCTGGGGGCCGCCGACATCGACGCCTTCCCGCAGCTTGCCCAGGCTTTCCAGGTCCAGGCCGTCCCCACCGCAGTGGCCGTGGTGAAGGGGCAGCCGGTGCCACTGTTCCAGGGTGGAGCCGACGAACAGCAGGTGCGCAACCTGCTGGATGAGCTGCTCAAGGTGGCTGCTGCGAACGGCGTCACCGGCAGCCTGGGCGGTGCCGGCGCAACCGCTGCCGAGCCCGAACCGGCCCCGCTGCCGCCGCTGCACCAGGCCGCCTACGATGCCATTGAAGCCGGCGACTTCGCCGCCGCGGCCGCAGCCTACCGGCAGGCACTGCTGGAAATGCCGGCGGATGCCGAGGCCAAGGCCGGACTCGCCCAGGTGGAGCTGATGGATCGCCTGCAATCCCTGACCGGTCCGGACGGCGACGCGCTGCGCCAGCTCGCTGCCGACCAGCCGGACAACCTTGAAGCCCAGCTGGGCGTGGCGGACCTGGACATCGCGGGCGGCCACATCGAGGACGCCCTGGGCCGGATCGTCAGCTTCATCGGCCGGAATTTCGGCCCGGAGCGCGAGACCGCCCGGGTACGCCTCCTTGAACTCTTCGAAGTGGTGGGCCCGTCCGACGAACGCGTCGCCAAGGCGCGGCAGGGGCTGGCACGGGTGCTGTTTTAA
- a CDS encoding AI-2E family transporter yields the protein MPGSGARESATAGAQHPRKPFLPGLAAAVVRRLQTPLPGAQPRLRFEMPPESAEDSTTPVTETSTRFGHPGPRMSSQHPLYMGFMGTVGVGLALLVYWIGSNTTQLLLWIVTALFIALGLDPVVRWLEGRKLPRPVGILVSVTVLVSAVAGFFATLIPTIVQQVTQIVEEAPRWITDFINSEFFRNVDDQFGVRERITQELEKFVNDPDAMGGIFGGVVGFGSTVANGLFGTLIVLVLSLYFLAALPAMKKWGYRLAPRSRRQRVEALSEEITGSVGNYVIGQACVALLNATFAFIVMSIAGVPFAVLLAFVVALLAFIPLVGGMIAGVLVTLISLTAGWQTAVVYAICYFAYLQFEAYFISPRIMQKAVAVPGAVAVISVIAGGSLLGVLGALIAIPTAAAVMLLVKEIFIVRQDKH from the coding sequence ATGCCTGGATCCGGCGCCCGGGAAAGCGCGACGGCGGGTGCGCAGCACCCGCGCAAACCGTTCCTGCCCGGCCTGGCCGCTGCGGTGGTGCGCAGGCTGCAGACACCCCTTCCCGGCGCGCAGCCCAGGCTCCGTTTCGAAATGCCGCCGGAGTCCGCCGAGGATTCCACCACGCCTGTTACGGAGACCAGCACCCGCTTCGGACATCCCGGCCCCCGCATGTCATCCCAGCATCCCCTATATATGGGCTTCATGGGCACCGTGGGCGTCGGCCTGGCTTTGCTCGTCTACTGGATCGGGTCCAACACCACGCAGCTCCTGCTCTGGATTGTGACTGCGCTCTTCATCGCCCTGGGCCTGGACCCGGTGGTGCGCTGGCTGGAGGGACGCAAACTGCCGCGTCCCGTCGGCATCCTGGTGTCAGTGACAGTCCTGGTCTCCGCCGTCGCCGGCTTCTTTGCCACCTTGATCCCCACGATCGTCCAGCAGGTGACCCAGATTGTTGAGGAGGCGCCCCGGTGGATCACGGACTTCATCAATTCGGAGTTCTTCCGCAACGTGGACGACCAGTTCGGCGTTCGGGAGCGCATTACGCAGGAGCTGGAAAAATTCGTTAACGATCCGGACGCCATGGGCGGCATCTTCGGCGGGGTGGTCGGCTTCGGCTCCACGGTGGCCAACGGCCTTTTCGGAACGCTCATTGTCCTCGTGCTCAGCCTGTACTTCCTGGCGGCCCTTCCCGCCATGAAAAAGTGGGGCTACAGGCTGGCTCCGCGCTCCCGGCGGCAGCGGGTGGAAGCACTGTCGGAGGAGATCACCGGCTCCGTCGGCAACTATGTCATCGGCCAGGCCTGCGTGGCGCTGCTGAATGCGACCTTCGCGTTCATCGTGATGTCAATCGCCGGCGTCCCCTTTGCCGTCCTGCTGGCGTTCGTGGTGGCCCTGCTGGCGTTCATCCCCCTGGTCGGCGGAATGATCGCAGGCGTCCTCGTGACACTGATCTCCCTGACCGCCGGCTGGCAGACCGCCGTTGTCTACGCCATCTGCTACTTCGCCTACCTGCAGTTCGAGGCCTACTTCATCTCGCCCCGCATCATGCAGAAGGCGGTGGCTGTGCCCGGCGCCGTGGCCGTGATCTCCGTGATCGCCGGCGGCAGCCTCCTGGGCGTCCTTGGCGCCCTCATAGCGATTCCCACCGCTGCGGCGGTCATGCTGCTGGTCAAGGAAATCTTCATCGTCCGCCAGGACAAGCACTAG
- a CDS encoding DEAD/DEAH box helicase — translation MTETLFGGPTLPPAYPERAAWGTAPKLRAWQQEALDRYFASGPRDFLAVATPGAGKTTFALRVASMLIEAGTVNRVTIVAPTDHLKRQWADAAARVGIAIDPNFKNSDGQHGRGFIGVAVTYAQVASKPMLHRAKTEAARTLVILDEIHHGGEALSWGDGLREAFDPAARRLSLTGTPFRSDTSPIPFVEYAEDRDGIRRSKADYTYGYGNALRDHVVRPVMFMAYSGQMRWRTSGGEEMAASLGESAVTKDIIAHAWRTALNPAGEWIPAVLAGADKRLSEVRRTVPDAGGLVIATDHEDARAYAGQLKKITGESPTVILSDDAKASSKIEEFTASEKRWMVAVRMVSEGVDVPRLSVGVYATSTSTPLFFAQAVGRFVRARKRGETASVFLPSVPQLTALANSMEAERDHALDRPEKEDGDGLFNPEDSLMDEANREEKASDSLTKGKFEALDSQASFDRVLFDGGEFGTGGDIGSDDELDFLGIPGLLDAEQVGTLLRQRQHEQQSRKKLRAPESAPAPAVPDHRMLMELRNELAKNVAAWSARTGTPHGVVHTKLRTVCGGPPVAQANEEQLQARLRKLQDWFIGRK, via the coding sequence GTGACGGAGACACTCTTTGGCGGGCCAACGCTGCCGCCGGCGTACCCCGAACGGGCAGCGTGGGGAACCGCGCCGAAGCTCCGCGCGTGGCAGCAGGAAGCGCTCGACCGCTATTTTGCGTCCGGTCCCAGGGACTTCCTGGCGGTGGCGACGCCCGGGGCAGGCAAGACCACCTTCGCCCTGCGGGTGGCTTCGATGCTGATCGAAGCCGGCACCGTGAACCGCGTGACCATCGTGGCGCCCACGGATCACCTCAAGCGCCAGTGGGCTGATGCGGCGGCGCGCGTGGGCATCGCGATCGACCCCAACTTCAAGAACTCGGACGGGCAGCACGGCCGCGGCTTCATCGGCGTCGCGGTGACCTATGCCCAGGTGGCCAGCAAACCCATGCTGCACCGTGCGAAGACTGAAGCGGCCCGCACCTTGGTGATCCTCGACGAGATCCACCACGGCGGCGAAGCCCTGTCCTGGGGTGACGGGCTGCGCGAGGCCTTCGACCCGGCCGCGCGGCGGCTATCGCTTACGGGAACGCCGTTCCGCTCTGACACGTCTCCCATTCCGTTCGTGGAGTATGCCGAGGACCGGGACGGCATCCGCCGGTCCAAAGCCGACTACACCTACGGCTACGGCAACGCCCTCCGTGACCATGTGGTCCGCCCCGTGATGTTCATGGCGTACTCGGGACAGATGCGCTGGCGCACCAGCGGCGGGGAGGAGATGGCGGCTTCCCTTGGCGAGTCGGCCGTCACCAAGGACATCATCGCGCACGCCTGGCGGACAGCGCTCAACCCGGCCGGTGAGTGGATCCCGGCCGTCCTGGCCGGGGCGGACAAGCGCCTCAGTGAAGTCCGCCGCACCGTGCCCGACGCCGGCGGCCTGGTCATCGCCACCGATCACGAGGACGCCCGCGCCTACGCTGGCCAGCTGAAGAAAATCACCGGTGAATCTCCCACAGTGATCCTTTCCGATGACGCCAAGGCATCCAGCAAGATCGAAGAATTCACAGCCAGCGAGAAACGCTGGATGGTGGCCGTCCGCATGGTGTCCGAAGGCGTTGACGTCCCGCGGCTTTCGGTCGGGGTCTACGCCACGTCCACATCGACGCCCCTGTTCTTCGCCCAGGCCGTGGGCCGCTTCGTGCGTGCGCGGAAGCGGGGCGAAACGGCGTCGGTGTTCCTGCCGTCCGTTCCCCAGCTGACAGCGCTGGCGAACTCGATGGAGGCTGAGCGGGACCATGCCTTGGACCGGCCGGAGAAAGAGGACGGTGACGGCCTGTTCAATCCGGAGGACTCGCTCATGGATGAGGCCAACCGCGAGGAGAAGGCCTCGGACAGCCTCACCAAGGGCAAGTTCGAGGCCCTTGACTCGCAGGCGTCATTCGATCGCGTCCTGTTCGACGGCGGCGAGTTCGGCACGGGCGGCGACATCGGCTCCGATGATGAGCTGGACTTCCTGGGAATCCCGGGTCTCCTGGATGCCGAGCAGGTGGGCACCCTGCTGCGCCAGCGCCAGCACGAACAGCAGAGCCGCAAAAAGCTGAGGGCTCCGGAGAGTGCCCCGGCACCGGCCGTGCCGGACCACCGGATGCTGATGGAGCTGCGCAACGAACTGGCCAAGAACGTGGCTGCCTGGTCCGCGCGGACCGGAACGCCGCACGGGGTGGTGCACACGAAACTCCGCACCGTGTGCGGCGGGCCCCCGGTGGCGCAGGCCAACGAGGAGCAGCTGCAAGCAAGGCTCCGAAAGCTTCAGGACTGGTTTATCGGCCGTAAGTAG
- a CDS encoding DUF3039 domain-containing protein, producing the protein MDAMTSMTDPLENDPMRELSGAGTSTATIEREELRQEVEPGDRERFSHYVRKEKIMESAMTGEPVIALCGKVWTPGRDPQKFPVCPQCKEVYEGLRPGKDGGKGSDGDSAK; encoded by the coding sequence ATGGATGCCATGACTAGCATGACGGACCCCCTCGAAAACGACCCGATGCGTGAGCTTTCCGGAGCAGGAACGTCCACTGCCACTATCGAGCGCGAGGAACTGCGCCAGGAAGTGGAACCCGGTGACCGGGAACGGTTCTCGCACTACGTGCGCAAAGAGAAGATCATGGAATCGGCCATGACGGGCGAGCCGGTCATCGCACTGTGCGGCAAGGTGTGGACCCCCGGCCGCGATCCGCAGAAGTTCCCGGTCTGCCCGCAGTGCAAAGAGGTCTACGAAGGCCTGCGCCCCGGCAAGGACGGCGGCAAGGGTTCCGACGGCGACTCCGCCAAATAG